One stretch of Labrenzia sp. CE80 DNA includes these proteins:
- the coaD gene encoding pantetheine-phosphate adenylyltransferase, with the protein MIRTALYPGSFDPVTNGHLDILRQALALADEVVVAIGIHPGKAPLFSFGERVKMIHESAEAAFGADEAAKIRVVSFSNLVIETARSLGANYLVRGLRDGTDLDYEMQMAGMNATLAPEIRTVFLPASPTSRHITATLVRQIAKMGGDAGAFVPPSVAGPLAEKTRN; encoded by the coding sequence ATGATACGGACCGCGCTATATCCAGGATCGTTTGACCCCGTCACAAACGGTCATCTCGACATCCTCCGTCAGGCACTTGCACTGGCCGATGAAGTCGTCGTCGCCATTGGGATTCATCCGGGCAAAGCGCCACTGTTCAGCTTTGGCGAGCGCGTCAAGATGATCCATGAGTCGGCTGAAGCGGCCTTCGGGGCTGACGAGGCAGCCAAGATCAGGGTTGTCTCGTTTTCCAATCTGGTGATCGAAACCGCCCGTTCGCTTGGCGCGAATTATCTTGTGCGCGGCCTCCGCGATGGCACGGACCTCGACTACGAGATGCAGATGGCCGGAATGAACGCCACCCTTGCTCCTGAAATCAGAACTGTGTTTTTACCCGCATCTCCGACAAGCCGCCACATCACCGCCACGCTTGTACGTCAGATCGCCAAGATGGGCGGCGATGCCGGCGCATTTGTTCCACCATCCGTCGCAGGCCCTCTGGCCGAAAAGACGCGCAACTGA